From the genome of Papaver somniferum cultivar HN1 chromosome 2, ASM357369v1, whole genome shotgun sequence, one region includes:
- the LOC113348054 gene encoding vacuolar protein sorting-associated protein 32 homolog 1-like isoform X1 has product MFTRIFGKPKQEPNALSSLAKLHETLEMLEKKESLLLKKVSAEVDKAKEFTRAKNKRAAITCLKRKRLLEQQVEQLGNFQLRIHDQMILIEGAKATTDTVDALRTGAAAMKAMQKATNIDDVDKTMDEINEQTQNMKEIQNALANPIGYDFDEDELEAELEELEELELEEQILDTETTYPVPPVHVPQVNQPNRRPLNKNSKEEDEFATLEKEMAI; this is encoded by the exons ATGTTTACACGGATTTTTGGGAAGCCTAAGCAGGAGCCAAATGCTCTATCATCGTTAGCTAAGTTGCATGAG ACGCTCGAAATGTTAGAGAAGAAAGAGAGtcttcttctaaagaaggtttctGCGGAGGTGGACAAAGCTAAAGAGTTTACCAGAGCGAAGAACAAGAGAG CTGCTATAACCTGTTTGAAGAGGAAAAGGCTGCTAGAACAGCAGGTCGAGCAACTTGGAAATTTCCAATTGCGAATTCATGATCAG ATGATACTGATTGAAGGTGCAAAAGCTACAACAGACACTGTTGATGCATTGAGGACTGGAGCAGCTGCTATGAAAGCTATGCAGAAAGCAAC TAATATTGACGATGTCGACAAGACAATGGATGAGATCAATGAGCAAACACAAAACATGAAAGAAATTCAAAACGCACTGGCAAATCCTATTGGCTATGACTTTGATGAG GATGAATTGGAGGCTGAACTCGAGGAACTAGAAGAATTAGAGTTGGAGGAGCAAATTCTTGATACAGAAACAACTTACCCTGTACCTCCAGTCCATGTCCCACAAGTAAATCAACCAAATCGTCGTCCTCTTAACAAGAACTCCAAGGAAGAAGACGAGTTCGCCACATTAGAGAAAGAGATGGCAATCTAA
- the LOC113348054 gene encoding vacuolar protein sorting-associated protein 32 homolog 1-like isoform X2, which yields MLEKKESLLLKKVSAEVDKAKEFTRAKNKRAAITCLKRKRLLEQQVEQLGNFQLRIHDQMILIEGAKATTDTVDALRTGAAAMKAMQKATNIDDVDKTMDEINEQTQNMKEIQNALANPIGYDFDEDELEAELEELEELELEEQILDTETTYPVPPVHVPQVNQPNRRPLNKNSKEEDEFATLEKEMAI from the exons ATGTTAGAGAAGAAAGAGAGtcttcttctaaagaaggtttctGCGGAGGTGGACAAAGCTAAAGAGTTTACCAGAGCGAAGAACAAGAGAG CTGCTATAACCTGTTTGAAGAGGAAAAGGCTGCTAGAACAGCAGGTCGAGCAACTTGGAAATTTCCAATTGCGAATTCATGATCAG ATGATACTGATTGAAGGTGCAAAAGCTACAACAGACACTGTTGATGCATTGAGGACTGGAGCAGCTGCTATGAAAGCTATGCAGAAAGCAAC TAATATTGACGATGTCGACAAGACAATGGATGAGATCAATGAGCAAACACAAAACATGAAAGAAATTCAAAACGCACTGGCAAATCCTATTGGCTATGACTTTGATGAG GATGAATTGGAGGCTGAACTCGAGGAACTAGAAGAATTAGAGTTGGAGGAGCAAATTCTTGATACAGAAACAACTTACCCTGTACCTCCAGTCCATGTCCCACAAGTAAATCAACCAAATCGTCGTCCTCTTAACAAGAACTCCAAGGAAGAAGACGAGTTCGCCACATTAGAGAAAGAGATGGCAATCTAA
- the LOC113348055 gene encoding vacuolar protein sorting-associated protein 32 homolog 1-like, giving the protein MFTRFFGKPKQDTDALVSLDKLQETLEMLEKKENVLLGKVSAEVDKAKEFSKAKNKKAAITCLKRKKMLEQQVEQLGNFQLRIHDQMILIEGAKATTDTVDALRTGAAAMKAMQKATNIDDVDKTMDEINEQTQNMKEIQNALANPIGYDFDEDELEAELEELEELELEEQILDTETTYPVPPVHVPQVNQPNRRPLNKNSKEEDEFATLEKEMAI; this is encoded by the exons ATGTTTACAAGATTTTTTGGGAAGCCTAAGCAGGACACAGATGCTCTAGTATCGTTAGATAAGTTGCAGGAG ACGCTCGAAATGTTGGAGAAGAAGGAGAACGTTCTTTTAGGGAAGGTTTCTGCAGAGGTGGATAAAGCTAAAGAGTTTAGCAAAGCGAAGAACAAAAAAG CTGCTATAACTTGTCTGAAGAGGAAAAAGATGTTGGAACAGCAGGTCGAGCAACTTGGAAATTTCCAATTGCGAATTCATGATCAG ATGATACTGATTGAAGGTGCAAAAGCTACAACAGACACTGTTGATGCATTGAGGACTGGAGCAGCTGCTATGAAAGCTATGCAGAAAGCAAC TAATATTGACGATGTCGACAAGACAATGGATGAGATCAATGAGCAAACACAAAACATGAAAGAAATTCAAAACGCACTGGCAAATCCTATTGGCTATGACTTTGATGAG GATGAATTGGAGGCTGAACTCGAGGAACTAGAAGAATTAGAGTTGGAGGAGCAAATTCTTGATACAGAAACAACTTACCCTGTACCTCCAGTCCATGTCCCACAAGTAAATCAACCAAATCGTCGTCCTCTTAACAAGAACTCCAAGGAAGAAGACGAGTTCGCCACATTAGAGAAAGAGATGGCAATCTAA
- the LOC113348056 gene encoding vacuolar protein sorting-associated protein 32 homolog 1-like, which translates to MFTRFFGKPKQDTDALVSLDKLQETLEMLEKKENVLLGKVSAEVDKAKEFSKAKNKKAAITCLKRKKMLEQQVEQLGNFQLRIQGQMILIEGAKATTDTVDALRTGAAAMKAMQKATNIGDVDKTMDEINEQTETMKEIQNALANPIGGFDFDEDELEAELEELEELELEEQILDTETTYPVPPVHVPQVNQPNHRPLIKNSNEEDELVALEKEMTI; encoded by the exons ATGTTTACAAGATTTTTTGGGAAGCCTAAGCAGGACACAGATGCTCTAGTATCGTTAGATAAGTTGCAGGAG ACGCTCGAAATGTTGGAGAAGAAGGAGAACGTTCTTTTAGGGAAGGTTTCTGCAGAGGTGGATAAAGCTAAAGAGTTTAGCAAAGCGAAGAACAAAAAAG CTGCTATAACTTGTCTGAAGAGGAAAAAGATGTTGGAACAGCAGGTCGAGCAACTTGGAAATTTCCAATTGCGAATTCAAGG CCAGATGATACTGATTGAAGGTGCAAAAGCTACAACAGACACTGTTGATGCATTGAGGACTGGAGCAGCTGCTATGAAAGCTATGCAGAAAGCAAC TAACATTGGCGATGTCGACAAGACAATGGATGAGATCAATGAGCAAACAGAAACCATGAAAGAAATTCAAAACGCACTGGCAAATCCCATTGGCGGCTTTGACTTTGATGAA GATGAATTGGAGGCTGAACTCGAGGAACTAGAAGAATTAGAGTTGGAGGAACAAATTCTTGATACAGAAACAACTTACCCTGTACCTCCAGTCCATGTCCCACAAGTAAATCAACCAAATCACCGTCCTCTTATCAAGAACTCCAATGAAGAAGACGAGTTGGTTgcattagagaaagagatgacaaTTTAA